One window from the genome of bacterium encodes:
- a CDS encoding response regulator transcription factor produces the protein MRKNIVVIEDDKDVIDVLRYFLEKEDYRVHVAQDGLTGLELAAKIQPNLILLDLALPKLDGIEVCKSLKADQRLSDIPVIMVTAKAELADKVEGLELGADDYVTKPFSPRELIARVRANIRRREGSIPKKEFQYGQIVVDTFKHEVLYEGREVELTAKEFELLLYLIENKGRVLTRDMILNHVWGYDYFGTTRTVDVHVTHLRQKISILADALTTVKPLGYKLKDI, from the coding sequence ATGAGAAAGAACATTGTCGTGATCGAAGATGACAAAGACGTTATCGACGTCCTTCGTTATTTCCTGGAGAAGGAAGACTATCGAGTTCATGTTGCGCAGGATGGATTAACGGGGCTCGAGCTTGCAGCAAAAATACAACCGAATCTTATCTTACTCGATCTGGCACTACCCAAATTGGACGGAATCGAAGTCTGCAAAAGCTTAAAGGCTGACCAGCGTTTAAGTGACATTCCCGTGATCATGGTAACAGCAAAGGCGGAACTGGCTGATAAAGTGGAAGGGTTGGAGCTGGGCGCGGATGACTATGTGACAAAACCCTTTAGCCCGCGTGAACTCATCGCGCGGGTCCGCGCAAACATCCGCCGGCGTGAAGGAAGCATTCCTAAGAAAGAATTTCAATATGGACAAATCGTTGTGGATACTTTCAAACATGAGGTCCTGTATGAGGGAAGGGAAGTGGAGCTTACTGCGAAAGAATTTGAATTACTCCTTTACCTCATTGAAAACAAAGGACGCGTTTTGACAAGGGATATGATCCTCAATCATGTCTGGGGCTATGATTATTTTGGAACAACGCGCACAGTGGACGTTCATGTTACGCACCTTCGTCAAAAAATTTCTATTCTTGCCGATGCCCTCACAACGGTGAAACCGCTGGGATATAAATTGAAGGATATTTGA
- a CDS encoding response regulator produces MEQVTKEILFPGKAKKIFIVEDERLVVEDLKERLIKRGYNVIGTATSGKQAIERIKVVSPDLIIMDVRIAGELNGIEVAIIVQSYFDHHIPIIFLTGFSDQAFSYLKVLPDYIYINKPFQEKILMEAVERALEKNKEDS; encoded by the coding sequence ATGGAACAGGTAACTAAAGAAATTCTTTTCCCCGGAAAAGCCAAGAAGATTTTCATTGTTGAAGATGAAAGACTGGTTGTCGAAGATCTAAAGGAACGACTGATCAAGCGGGGCTACAACGTCATTGGAACAGCTACTTCGGGAAAACAAGCTATTGAAAGGATCAAGGTAGTTAGCCCGGACCTGATCATTATGGATGTCCGAATCGCAGGTGAACTGAATGGTATTGAAGTAGCCATCATTGTGCAAAGTTATTTTGATCACCATATCCCCATTATTTTTCTGACAGGCTTTTCTGATCAGGCGTTTAGTTATCTGAAAGTCCTTCCCGACTACATTTACATCAACAAGCCTTTTCAAGAAAAGATCTTGATGGAAGCTGTCGAACGAGCCCTAGAAAAGAATAAAGAGGACAGCTAG
- a CDS encoding DinB family protein, with translation MKRWFDRKFTLDLPLSTYRNVCKRLQGVPGRLEELLLNLPANVLTYKTSEQWSIQEHAGHLLDLEPLGMGRLDDYEAALSVLRPADLQNKKTFEANHNSTPIQTLLSEFKRERFAFANRLKDYGEEFVQRSAIHPRLKVPMRVIDFAFFVAEHDDHHLATISELIQKLDHS, from the coding sequence ATGAAGCGATGGTTTGACCGCAAGTTCACGCTGGACCTTCCGTTGAGCACTTACCGGAATGTATGCAAAAGGTTGCAGGGAGTCCCTGGCCGGTTGGAGGAACTTCTGCTGAATCTTCCCGCAAATGTACTCACCTACAAAACATCTGAGCAATGGTCCATTCAAGAGCACGCGGGTCATCTACTGGACCTGGAACCGCTTGGGATGGGCCGGTTGGACGATTACGAAGCGGCGTTATCAGTCTTAAGGCCTGCCGATTTGCAGAACAAGAAAACATTTGAAGCAAATCACAACAGCACGCCAATCCAGACACTGCTTTCCGAATTCAAGCGTGAGCGTTTTGCTTTTGCAAATCGCCTCAAAGACTACGGAGAAGAGTTCGTTCAACGATCCGCGATCCATCCGCGATTAAAAGTCCCGATGCGTGTCATCGATTTCGCATTTTTTGTTGCAGAACATGACGATCATCACCTCGCCACCATTTCCGAATTGATTCAGAAGCTGGACCACAGTTAG
- a CDS encoding PAS domain-containing protein: protein MKDDKGFNEWLTLTVLDYLMEGVIITNNQGLVAYINEVGEKLTGWNRAEALTVRVEEIFRITQGHDNIQESVTLSLKNQAELLTRDGRSLRVEYSTSYISNDNRDVFGQIYFFHDASQYATALENLKQSRRRYKQLVNSIEGIVWEADLKTHQFSFVSKKAEQLLGYPVESWTEKGSFWLNLIPSEDRERILGLRDNYILSDRKYDLEYQVLSSNGRLVWVKDIANTVTDEKTGAEILQGVMFDITDRKVADRWLREAQDQLERRIAERTNDLVKAKEQLEAEILERKSAERKLLEAERKYRMLVERIPGIVYVAEFSRAGKWLYVSPQIETILGYEPAEWQSEVDSWLNHIYPADKERILREEAENQRSKSFVSEYRMLRKNGDLVWIHDEATTVESSLEEPALVQGVMLDITERKLAIEAMDQLEEEFRQSQKLEAIGQLAGGVAHDFNNILMAVFGYCDLLLLKMHATDERRHELHEIRRALEQGASLTRQLLAFSRKQVLETRVLDLNELLTSMESMLRRLIRENIQLEMQLGKNLGRIKGDSGQFQQMILNLSINAVDAMPEGGKLSIETSNAQLTQEYAKQNPGVVPGKYLKLVVSDTGTGMDEETQSRIFEPFFTTKERGKGTGLGLSTVYGIVKQSGGQISVSSERSKGTTFHIFLPQVDQPTEEPAQMIHTGDLPKGTETILLVDDNDAVRTAVSGMLKALGYDVIEACDGEEAMQIVRRFEKSLQLVITDLVMPRMGGLELAEQLGAEHPGLKFLFISGYPESTPQHEQVSSAGAAFLLKPISMDVLLQKVRELLKPTGS from the coding sequence ATGAAGGACGATAAGGGATTCAATGAATGGCTTACCCTCACTGTGCTCGATTACCTGATGGAAGGCGTGATCATCACAAATAATCAGGGATTGGTTGCCTACATTAATGAGGTTGGTGAAAAACTCACGGGCTGGAATCGCGCAGAGGCATTGACCGTGCGTGTGGAGGAAATATTCCGGATCACTCAGGGCCATGACAATATTCAGGAGAGCGTGACGCTTTCTCTGAAGAATCAAGCAGAACTGCTCACAAGAGACGGAAGGTCGTTGCGGGTAGAATACTCTACTTCCTACATCTCCAATGATAACCGGGACGTTTTTGGGCAGATCTATTTCTTCCATGACGCCAGTCAGTACGCAACGGCCCTGGAGAATCTGAAACAATCCAGACGAAGATACAAGCAACTGGTAAATTCGATTGAGGGAATTGTCTGGGAAGCCGATTTAAAAACGCATCAATTTTCCTTCGTGAGCAAGAAGGCGGAACAGTTGCTCGGTTATCCGGTGGAAAGCTGGACAGAGAAAGGCTCTTTTTGGCTCAATTTGATTCCTTCAGAAGATCGGGAACGCATTTTGGGGCTTCGGGATAATTACATTCTGTCTGATCGGAAATACGATCTTGAATATCAGGTTTTGTCCAGCAACGGTCGACTCGTTTGGGTAAAGGATATTGCCAACACGGTCACTGATGAAAAAACGGGCGCAGAAATCCTTCAGGGGGTCATGTTTGATATTACTGACCGAAAAGTGGCCGACCGGTGGCTTCGCGAGGCGCAAGATCAATTGGAACGGAGAATCGCTGAAAGAACAAATGATCTTGTCAAAGCAAAGGAACAATTGGAAGCAGAAATCCTTGAACGCAAGAGTGCTGAAAGAAAATTGCTGGAAGCGGAAAGGAAGTACAGGATGCTGGTGGAGCGAATTCCTGGAATTGTGTATGTTGCCGAGTTCAGCCGGGCGGGGAAATGGCTTTACGTAAGCCCACAGATTGAAACAATTTTGGGGTATGAACCGGCTGAGTGGCAGTCTGAGGTTGATTCCTGGTTGAATCACATTTATCCGGCGGATAAGGAAAGAATTCTGAGGGAGGAAGCAGAAAACCAGAGAAGCAAATCGTTTGTATCCGAGTATCGAATGCTTCGCAAAAACGGCGACCTTGTGTGGATCCATGACGAAGCTACAACCGTAGAAAGTTCACTTGAGGAACCGGCTCTGGTGCAAGGCGTGATGCTCGATATTACAGAACGGAAACTTGCGATTGAGGCAATGGATCAGCTGGAAGAAGAATTCCGGCAGTCACAAAAGCTGGAAGCGATTGGCCAGCTGGCAGGTGGAGTAGCGCACGACTTCAATAACATTTTGATGGCTGTTTTCGGATACTGCGATTTGTTGCTTCTAAAAATGCATGCAACAGATGAACGGCGTCACGAGCTTCACGAAATCAGAAGGGCATTAGAGCAGGGCGCATCGCTAACTCGTCAGCTGCTTGCCTTCAGCCGTAAGCAAGTTCTGGAAACACGAGTCCTTGATTTAAATGAACTTCTCACGAGTATGGAAAGCATGTTGCGGCGTTTGATCCGAGAAAACATTCAGCTGGAAATGCAGTTGGGAAAGAATCTCGGGAGAATAAAAGGGGACTCAGGTCAGTTCCAGCAAATGATCCTCAACCTTTCTATTAATGCAGTTGATGCAATGCCTGAAGGGGGTAAACTTAGTATCGAAACGTCGAACGCTCAATTGACCCAGGAGTACGCAAAACAGAATCCTGGAGTCGTGCCCGGTAAGTATCTGAAACTCGTTGTCAGCGATACAGGGACCGGCATGGATGAGGAGACCCAGTCCCGCATTTTTGAACCTTTCTTTACCACGAAAGAACGCGGGAAAGGAACAGGACTAGGACTCTCCACCGTTTACGGAATTGTAAAACAGAGCGGTGGCCAGATTTCCGTAAGCAGCGAGCGTAGCAAGGGAACGACCTTTCACATTTTCTTGCCACAGGTCGATCAACCAACAGAAGAGCCCGCACAGATGATTCATACCGGGGATCTTCCGAAGGGTACCGAAACAATTTTACTGGTGGACGATAATGATGCGGTGCGTACCGCGGTTAGCGGAATGCTGAAAGCGCTTGGATATGATGTTATTGAGGCATGCGATGGCGAAGAAGCGATGCAAATAGTGCGCCGCTTTGAAAAATCCCTCCAGCTGGTTATTACCGATCTCGTGATGCCAAGAATGGGAGGCCTTGAATTAGCGGAACAACTTGGAGCCGAACATCCCGGGTTAAAATTCCTTTTTATTTCCGGCTATCCGGAATCGACCCCACAACACGAACAAGTATCCAGCGCCGGCGCCGCCTTTCTGTTGAAACCTATCTCAATGGATGTGCTCCTGCAAAAAGTTCGTGAACTCCTAAAACCAACCGGTTCTTAA
- a CDS encoding S8 family serine peptidase, with the protein MFKIFQCIVFVIASLAFSESLFALKQVNPVRQAPTTINEAGWNTEYPWFSTDGKLFLFTREVPNSEIQRVHVSYIKNRDDVADTPPNQTLPALIVATPKELVPINNKVAPSETIKAIAVCEETAQPQSLTGKWRYLFTLYAAIGPGNCAVSTACNVTEGFPNPESVRSPANAHKVIGVGAVNLQTGVTPDYQGFGPTNDGRYKPDIQAPTDTETACEEGIILPDDVVCSDPGTDFSLRNRFGGTSGAAPYAAGAGALLRNWLRKFNTFDPGQTYSLLILSGTEIEPFEERIGAGAIELPTCGFADWGKVTMEPVIITDPPEPGDPVPVAEVDIPIQVGQNNLRLDAALWWPTEPFQATTDIDLHLIDPFGVERAKSNSIRGVFERTRAKAKKSVGQLEPGTWILRIRAPILFFDKTIYWAANLRMKNDLCIRRVQNP; encoded by the coding sequence ATGTTCAAAATATTCCAGTGCATTGTTTTTGTTATCGCATCCTTAGCGTTTAGCGAATCGCTATTCGCCTTAAAACAGGTGAATCCTGTTCGTCAGGCGCCAACCACTATCAATGAAGCAGGTTGGAACACCGAATACCCATGGTTCAGTACGGACGGTAAACTTTTTCTTTTCACTCGTGAAGTGCCGAATTCCGAAATACAACGCGTTCATGTTTCCTACATCAAGAATCGGGATGATGTTGCCGATACCCCGCCAAACCAGACCCTCCCCGCATTGATTGTGGCCACACCTAAAGAACTTGTGCCGATTAACAACAAGGTCGCGCCAAGCGAGACAATTAAGGCAATCGCCGTTTGTGAAGAAACGGCTCAGCCACAGAGTCTTACCGGTAAGTGGCGATACCTCTTCACGCTTTATGCAGCGATAGGTCCGGGCAACTGCGCAGTGTCGACTGCGTGCAATGTTACTGAAGGATTTCCGAATCCGGAATCGGTCCGCTCGCCCGCAAACGCTCATAAGGTCATCGGGGTGGGCGCGGTCAACTTGCAAACAGGTGTCACGCCTGACTATCAGGGGTTCGGCCCGACGAATGACGGTCGCTACAAGCCTGATATCCAGGCGCCAACCGACACCGAGACGGCTTGCGAAGAGGGGATCATACTTCCCGATGATGTTGTGTGTTCTGACCCCGGCACTGACTTCTCGCTCAGGAACCGCTTCGGTGGCACCAGCGGTGCTGCACCGTACGCTGCCGGAGCAGGCGCGCTTCTCCGAAACTGGCTTCGGAAGTTCAACACGTTCGATCCGGGCCAGACCTACTCGCTTTTAATCCTATCGGGAACGGAAATTGAGCCATTCGAGGAACGGATTGGAGCGGGAGCGATTGAGCTTCCTACATGCGGATTCGCCGATTGGGGCAAAGTGACGATGGAGCCTGTAATCATCACGGATCCTCCTGAACCGGGAGATCCAGTGCCGGTCGCAGAAGTCGACATCCCAATTCAGGTCGGGCAGAATAACTTACGCCTGGATGCCGCCTTATGGTGGCCAACCGAACCGTTTCAAGCCACGACTGATATCGATTTGCACCTGATCGATCCATTTGGAGTTGAGCGAGCCAAGTCTAATTCCATTCGTGGTGTGTTCGAGCGTACGCGAGCAAAGGCGAAAAAATCAGTGGGGCAGCTTGAGCCCGGAACATGGATTCTCAGGATCAGGGCACCCATTCTATTCTTTGACAAGACCATCTACTGGGCGGCCAATCTTCGAATGAAGAACGATCTCTGCATTCGGCGGGTGCAAAATCCATAG